The following are from one region of the Hydrogenimonas sp. SS33 genome:
- a CDS encoding glycosyltransferase family 2 protein: MPTEYELTIIVPVYNEIESLPRLGRVLRDYLDRASRKSCVLFVDDGSTDGSGSAIHALCREEPRFFCLSFRKNRGLSTAIKAGIDHCKTPLLGYIDADLQTMPEDFERLLPYIDEYDAVVGYRAERKDSLSKKIQSKIANAVRRAMIGDGIIDTGCPLKLFRTDLCKKIPFFDGMHRFWAALILLEEGRVKQVPVRHFERTAGKSKFNFFNRSLRPLQDMLAFRWMKSRHIRYVIVSGRLP; the protein is encoded by the coding sequence ATGCCAACAGAATACGAACTGACCATCATCGTTCCCGTTTATAACGAAATCGAGAGCCTTCCCAGGCTGGGCAGGGTGCTGCGTGACTATCTGGACAGGGCGTCACGAAAAAGCTGTGTGCTTTTCGTCGACGACGGCTCCACCGACGGCAGCGGCAGCGCGATTCACGCCCTCTGCCGGGAAGAGCCGCGGTTTTTTTGCCTCTCCTTCCGGAAAAACCGGGGGCTGAGTACGGCGATCAAAGCGGGGATCGACCACTGCAAAACCCCGCTGCTGGGCTACATCGACGCCGACCTTCAGACGATGCCCGAAGATTTCGAGCGGCTGCTGCCTTACATCGACGAATACGACGCCGTCGTCGGCTACCGGGCCGAGCGCAAGGACAGCCTGAGCAAAAAGATCCAGTCGAAAATCGCCAACGCCGTGCGCCGCGCCATGATCGGTGACGGCATCATCGATACGGGGTGCCCGCTCAAACTCTTCCGCACCGACCTGTGCAAAAAAATCCCCTTCTTCGACGGCATGCACCGCTTCTGGGCGGCTCTGATCCTGCTGGAAGAGGGCCGTGTCAAACAGGTGCCCGTCCGCCACTTCGAGCGCACCGCCGGAAAATCGAAATTCAACTTTTTCAACCGCTCCCTCCGGCCGCTGCAGGATATGCTCGCTTTCCGGTGGATGAAAAGCCGACATATCCGCTATGTCATCGTCTCCGGGAGGCTGCCTTGA
- a CDS encoding ATP-binding protein: MSEAFEKVLSRSLKNRLRIALFMIGFIPFIFILLYLHNLGRQKVLDDTLAIQHAQMRLVKKTIEQYLLSLEKEIRFLASLEMMNDIVVDDVDKRIAGLLAQKKRDLGGRVDLFALDGDGKVVASTGGKPNRLFPYAGQIRRALRQKTGHFYEGKYLILFTPVETSLQKEKPLGYLVLRYDLEDLTRFTLKQKGLHTLFYFPEEALKIEASPLPVSAHPGTCRKVRITEKYLILCERFDGILSAGVIVHVVDKAIALSFLDQFLRFVWTLFAFGFLLIAIFSWWVGERILKPVEKLTEATRRIIRSKDYSTRVAVESRDEISRLARHFNVMVAETEQTLKMLEEESRQRLMRFVQLIAFFNNIIRTEEEKACIETALEELGKLMPGKRFSFTRARVEEVPGTICLPLDVRDFENDSSDHYGTILLYDEKEATDAQALEFYRSVSRMIMLQLDQIRLVAGIKAASSAKSTFISHMSHELRTPLHTILSATQYLIGYEGLSPSQQDRVSTIEAAAGHLLGMINDILDLVQIEAGKVPVTKQAYSCGEIEKVVEEALELIGVLAEEKGLTLTFENRVAEEREVVADSDLLRQILINLLSNAVKFTEKGGVDVVMHLCGDRCCIDVSDTGTGLSAKEIAALFEEFTRFKKTAEGGQKSSGLGLAISRKLARLFEGDIELKSEGVGKGVTARLYLTLNP; the protein is encoded by the coding sequence ATGAGTGAAGCATTCGAAAAAGTGCTGTCGCGTTCGCTGAAAAACAGGCTGCGCATCGCCCTTTTCATGATCGGTTTCATCCCTTTCATTTTCATACTTCTCTATCTGCACAATCTGGGCAGGCAGAAGGTGCTTGACGATACCCTGGCCATTCAGCATGCCCAGATGCGTCTGGTGAAAAAGACGATCGAGCAGTATCTGCTTTCGCTGGAAAAGGAGATCCGGTTCCTCGCCTCCCTGGAGATGATGAACGATATCGTCGTGGACGATGTGGACAAGCGGATCGCCGGGCTGCTGGCCCAGAAAAAACGCGACCTGGGCGGGCGTGTCGACCTGTTCGCTCTCGACGGGGATGGGAAGGTGGTCGCCTCGACGGGCGGAAAGCCGAACCGACTTTTCCCCTACGCCGGGCAGATCCGCAGGGCGCTGCGGCAAAAAACCGGCCACTTCTACGAAGGAAAGTATCTCATTCTCTTCACACCCGTTGAGACCTCTTTGCAAAAAGAGAAGCCGCTTGGCTATCTGGTGCTGCGCTACGATCTGGAGGACCTGACGCGCTTTACGCTGAAACAGAAAGGGCTCCATACGCTCTTCTATTTTCCCGAAGAGGCGTTGAAAATCGAAGCATCCCCCCTGCCTGTGAGCGCGCATCCGGGCACCTGCCGAAAAGTGCGGATTACCGAAAAGTATCTTATTCTCTGCGAGCGTTTCGACGGCATCCTTTCCGCAGGCGTCATCGTCCATGTCGTGGACAAAGCGATCGCCCTCTCCTTTCTCGACCAGTTCCTGCGGTTTGTCTGGACCCTGTTCGCTTTCGGTTTCCTCCTGATCGCCATCTTCTCCTGGTGGGTGGGGGAGCGCATTCTCAAACCGGTGGAAAAACTGACCGAGGCGACCCGGCGTATCATCCGAAGCAAAGACTACAGCACCCGCGTCGCCGTCGAATCCCGGGACGAGATATCCCGACTTGCACGCCACTTCAATGTGATGGTGGCGGAGACCGAACAGACGTTGAAGATGCTGGAAGAGGAGAGCCGGCAGCGTCTTATGCGGTTCGTGCAGCTCATCGCCTTCTTCAACAACATCATCCGTACCGAAGAGGAAAAGGCCTGTATCGAAACGGCCCTGGAGGAGTTGGGAAAACTGATGCCCGGCAAACGCTTCTCTTTTACCCGTGCCAGGGTCGAAGAGGTGCCCGGGACGATCTGCCTGCCTCTTGATGTGAGGGATTTCGAAAACGACAGCAGCGACCATTACGGAACCATTCTCCTTTACGACGAGAAGGAGGCGACGGATGCGCAGGCGCTCGAGTTCTACCGTTCCGTCTCCAGAATGATCATGCTGCAGCTTGACCAGATCCGGCTGGTCGCCGGGATCAAGGCGGCCTCTTCGGCGAAATCGACCTTCATCTCCCACATGTCCCACGAATTGCGAACGCCCCTGCACACGATCCTCAGCGCCACGCAGTATCTCATCGGCTACGAGGGGCTCTCACCCTCCCAGCAGGACAGAGTCTCGACCATCGAAGCGGCGGCGGGGCATCTGCTGGGAATGATCAACGACATCCTGGACCTGGTCCAGATCGAGGCGGGAAAGGTGCCCGTCACCAAACAAGCCTATTCCTGCGGGGAGATCGAAAAGGTGGTCGAAGAGGCGCTCGAACTGATTGGGGTCCTGGCGGAAGAGAAAGGGTTGACACTGACATTCGAAAACCGCGTGGCGGAAGAGAGAGAGGTCGTGGCGGACAGCGACCTTCTCAGGCAGATTCTCATCAACCTTCTCTCCAATGCCGTCAAATTTACCGAAAAAGGCGGGGTGGATGTGGTCATGCACCTTTGCGGCGACCGGTGCTGCATCGACGTCTCGGATACCGGCACCGGGCTTTCGGCGAAAGAGATCGCAGCCCTTTTCGAGGAGTTTACCCGATTCAAAAAAACGGCGGAAGGCGGCCAGAAAAGCAGCGGGCTGGGGCTGGCCATCAGCCGGAAACTGGCCAGGCTCTTCGAAGGGGATATCGAACTAAAGAGCGAAGGCGTGGGCAAGGGGGTCACGGCGAGGCTCTATCTGACGCTGAATCCGTGA
- a CDS encoding FtsX-like permease family protein, whose translation MFKSFFRHKTKTLLILLSATSAIASIFMITALGNGIIEMYASMLKTDGDIIVMQKGVADTFFSDVNRSLIGPISKIDNVRSAQGVIVGAGAIDSVPIAGIYGVTRNRFQNYALRSGRYPKENEAIVGESIANLLEDPREIHLMGKPFRVSGIYKSDIGFENGGVVVNIADAEKLFNKSASFLLVSLEDLGKGVDDVIAKIRKLDDDIEVKSTNDFIDNYNQFKIIRISSGVIASISFFMGFLAIVSLMSMMINDRRYEFGIKRAMGISQARIVGEIVVEVAALTLVAFAMAYGISLLLLEWLQHIPKFQGYLSGEIDLRLFLELLAGSLAMALTGALIPAFLAARVDPIILINRGQ comes from the coding sequence ATGTTCAAATCTTTTTTCCGACACAAGACCAAAACGCTGCTGATCCTTCTCTCGGCGACCTCCGCCATCGCGTCGATCTTCATGATTACGGCGCTTGGAAACGGCATCATAGAAATGTACGCCTCCATGCTCAAAACCGACGGCGACATCATCGTCATGCAAAAAGGGGTCGCCGATACCTTTTTCTCCGACGTCAACCGCTCCCTGATCGGCCCCATTTCCAAAATCGACAATGTCCGGTCGGCCCAGGGGGTCATCGTCGGGGCGGGGGCGATCGATTCTGTGCCGATCGCCGGGATCTACGGTGTGACGCGGAACCGTTTCCAAAACTACGCCCTTCGCAGCGGCCGCTACCCCAAAGAGAACGAGGCGATCGTCGGCGAGAGTATCGCCAATCTGCTGGAGGATCCCCGCGAGATTCACCTGATGGGCAAACCCTTCCGGGTTTCGGGCATCTACAAAAGCGACATCGGATTCGAAAACGGCGGGGTGGTCGTCAACATCGCCGATGCGGAAAAACTCTTCAACAAGAGTGCCTCTTTCCTGCTCGTCTCCCTTGAGGATCTGGGCAAAGGGGTCGATGACGTGATTGCGAAGATCCGAAAACTCGATGACGATATCGAGGTGAAATCGACCAACGATTTCATCGACAATTACAACCAGTTCAAAATCATCCGGATCTCCAGCGGCGTGATCGCCTCCATCTCCTTTTTCATGGGCTTTCTGGCGATCGTCAGCCTCATGAGCATGATGATCAACGACCGGCGGTACGAATTCGGCATCAAACGGGCGATGGGCATCTCCCAGGCGAGGATCGTTGGGGAGATCGTCGTGGAGGTGGCGGCGTTGACACTGGTTGCGTTCGCGATGGCCTACGGCATCAGCCTGCTCCTGCTGGAGTGGCTGCAGCACATCCCGAAATTCCAGGGCTACCTGAGCGGCGAGATCGACCTGCGGCTCTTTCTCGAACTGCTGGCCGGCTCCCTCGCCATGGCCCTGACGGGGGCGCTCATACCCGCCTTTCTCGCGGCGCGGGTTGATCCGATCATTCTCATCAACAGGGGGCAGTAG
- a CDS encoding response regulator transcription factor, translating to MYLLIVEDEKSVADQLKELMEREKYRCDVAYDYHEAMRRCDEKRYDLILLDWNLPDGDGLTLLKELRALEIATPVLMLSANSEVDDRVTVLDAGGDDYLCKPYSNIELLARIRALLRREAPQKSTLLHSGPLTLDTKSREVKVHDETVTLSPAEFDLLELLLKNKNIVLTRYQLNDHLCREYNSLKQSNILDVHIKNLRKKIGLKNLIVTVRGVGYTIKE from the coding sequence GTGTACCTGCTGATCGTGGAAGATGAAAAAAGTGTCGCGGACCAGCTCAAGGAGCTGATGGAGCGGGAGAAGTACCGGTGCGACGTGGCCTATGACTACCACGAGGCGATGCGTCGCTGCGACGAAAAACGGTACGATCTCATCCTACTGGACTGGAATCTGCCCGACGGGGACGGGCTGACCCTGCTAAAAGAGCTGCGTGCCCTGGAGATCGCCACTCCCGTGCTCATGCTTTCGGCAAACAGCGAAGTGGACGACCGTGTGACGGTACTCGATGCCGGCGGCGACGACTACCTTTGCAAACCCTACTCCAACATCGAACTTCTGGCCAGAATCCGTGCTCTATTGCGAAGAGAAGCCCCCCAAAAGAGTACCCTGCTGCATAGCGGGCCGCTGACGCTCGACACCAAAAGCCGGGAAGTGAAGGTTCATGACGAAACCGTCACCCTCAGCCCGGCGGAATTCGACCTGCTGGAGCTGCTGCTGAAAAACAAAAATATCGTCCTCACCCGCTACCAACTCAACGACCATCTCTGCCGGGAATACAACAGCCTCAAACAGAGTAACATTCTCGATGTCCATATCAAAAATCTCAGAAAAAAGATCGGGCTCAAAAATCTCATCGTCACGGTCCGCGGCGTAGGCTACACGATCAAAGAATAG
- a CDS encoding phospholipid carrier-dependent glycosyltransferase gives MAALSIDRKTLLLLLFAAVVLLIGAGSYGVIETSDARYAEIAREMLQSRDWLHPSLLGIHHYHKPPLTYQITALGYGLWGINPFGARFFLQMSVVLQLLLIYLTARRLGLDARVARWAAAVYFSFPLVLASSRTLTTDSFLTTFALAAVYSWVGYRREGRARWLYLLALWLGLGFLTKGPVILIAPVLFALFWRPETAGRAAPRYHKLFAAALFVLLSASWFLYLARENPAFWSYFIERQTIQRFGSNVFHRHEPFWYYWLYAPLVGLPWLAALPWLWARAEAGGEKKLLRALLLAGLAGMLFFSLSSSKRILYILPLFGFFALAVAMLIDRLGASDAERLERGVKAYAVGIALLFAAAPWLPLPGVHLPAVVTLYALGALLALAGLGRWKIFSKSRAVLAAVIASTLLLLAATATLSRSPESFKIADPVARWIRARHLQERTVLVYDRRLPSLAFTLKKPIVSLYDCSRDLDRETRFEKDERWRENLYNLKDPKERKRLKRALSNTDYLLVLFAKKLPENRRWLIEKLPHVGKIGRWTVYY, from the coding sequence ATGGCTGCATTAAGCATTGACCGCAAAACGCTGCTTTTGCTGCTCTTCGCCGCTGTCGTATTGTTGATAGGGGCGGGCAGTTACGGGGTCATCGAAACCAGTGACGCCCGGTATGCCGAGATCGCCCGGGAGATGCTGCAAAGCCGCGACTGGCTCCACCCCTCTTTGCTTGGGATCCACCACTACCACAAACCGCCGCTGACCTACCAGATCACGGCGCTGGGGTATGGACTTTGGGGCATCAACCCCTTCGGTGCGCGCTTTTTCCTCCAGATGTCGGTGGTGTTGCAACTGCTGCTTATCTACCTGACCGCCCGGCGCCTGGGGCTGGATGCGCGCGTCGCCCGGTGGGCCGCGGCCGTCTACTTCTCCTTTCCCCTGGTACTCGCCTCCTCCCGTACCCTGACCACCGACTCTTTTCTGACCACCTTTGCTCTGGCAGCCGTCTACAGCTGGGTCGGTTATCGCCGGGAGGGGCGGGCGCGATGGCTCTATCTGCTCGCTCTGTGGCTCGGACTTGGCTTTCTGACCAAAGGGCCGGTTATTCTGATCGCTCCGGTGCTCTTCGCACTCTTCTGGCGCCCGGAGACCGCAGGCCGTGCCGCGCCCAGGTACCACAAACTTTTCGCCGCCGCTCTTTTCGTGCTGCTGTCTGCTTCCTGGTTCCTCTATCTGGCCCGCGAAAACCCCGCTTTCTGGAGCTATTTCATCGAGCGGCAGACCATCCAGCGCTTCGGAAGCAACGTGTTTCACCGCCATGAGCCCTTCTGGTACTACTGGCTCTACGCCCCGCTGGTCGGCCTGCCCTGGCTGGCGGCGCTGCCGTGGCTTTGGGCCCGGGCGGAGGCCGGGGGAGAAAAGAAGCTTCTTCGCGCCCTTCTGTTGGCCGGATTGGCGGGCATGCTCTTCTTCTCGCTCTCCTCTTCCAAACGCATCCTCTACATCCTCCCCCTCTTCGGATTCTTCGCATTGGCCGTTGCCATGCTGATCGACCGGCTGGGTGCGTCGGATGCCGAAAGGCTGGAGAGAGGTGTGAAAGCCTATGCCGTCGGTATAGCCCTCCTCTTTGCCGCCGCGCCGTGGCTGCCCCTGCCCGGGGTGCATCTTCCCGCCGTCGTCACCCTTTACGCCCTGGGGGCGCTGCTTGCTCTGGCGGGGCTGGGAAGATGGAAGATCTTTTCCAAAAGCAGGGCGGTGCTTGCCGCGGTGATCGCCTCGACCCTGTTGCTGCTGGCCGCGACAGCGACCTTGAGCCGCTCCCCCGAATCTTTCAAAATCGCCGACCCCGTCGCCCGATGGATTCGGGCCCGTCACCTGCAGGAAAGGACCGTCCTGGTCTACGACCGGCGCCTACCTTCTTTGGCTTTCACCCTCAAAAAGCCGATCGTATCGCTCTATGACTGCAGCCGGGACCTTGACAGGGAAACGCGGTTCGAAAAAGACGAGAGATGGAGAGAAAACCTGTATAATCTCAAAGACCCGAAAGAGCGGAAGCGGCTGAAACGGGCGCTTTCAAACACCGACTATCTGCTGGTTCTTTTTGCCAAAAAGCTGCCCGAAAACCGGCGATGGCTGATCGAAAAGCTCCCCCATGTCGGGAAAATCGGGCGCTGGACGGTCTATTACTGA
- a CDS encoding YceI family protein — protein sequence MKRMIFTILLAASGLFAANLSVEKGVVKAHTEVFGDSTIDPETRGLTSRLTMAGMPETIQGSVDISMTVLKSDNAKRDEHMMEAIEADRFPRATYTFEKVTKKRGDGYVVEGVLTFHGVKRPLKIDARIFNGARTLSFAGHSSFNMSDYGVQPPKLLFLTVRDRIDLAIDVTFKKER from the coding sequence ATGAAACGGATGATTTTCACGATACTGCTGGCGGCATCGGGCCTCTTCGCCGCTAATCTCTCGGTCGAAAAGGGTGTCGTCAAGGCCCATACGGAGGTTTTCGGCGATTCGACGATCGACCCCGAAACCCGGGGGCTCACCTCCCGCCTGACAATGGCGGGTATGCCCGAAACGATCCAGGGAAGCGTCGACATTTCGATGACCGTTCTCAAAAGCGACAACGCCAAAAGGGACGAGCATATGATGGAGGCGATCGAAGCGGATCGTTTCCCCCGGGCGACCTACACGTTCGAAAAGGTGACGAAGAAGCGGGGCGACGGCTATGTCGTCGAAGGGGTATTGACGTTTCACGGCGTCAAAAGGCCGCTGAAGATCGACGCCAGGATCTTCAACGGTGCCCGGACCCTCTCCTTTGCGGGCCATTCCTCCTTCAACATGTCCGACTACGGCGTACAGCCGCCCAAACTCCTCTTTCTGACGGTGCGCGACCGTATCGACCTGGCCATCGACGTCACATTCAAAAAAGAGCGGTGA
- a CDS encoding lipid-A-disaccharide synthase N-terminal domain-containing protein codes for MSTPWWVFGVGFAAQGLFSARLLVQWIHSERMRRVMTPELFWELSLLASFLMFLYGWLRDDFAIVLGQSIGYFIYIRNMQLQHSWQRLPKGLRLFFLLFPLLVLGYGFNNGDLDTLRFFHNPDIPHWLLVWGSAGQVLFTFRFVYQWFFSERARRSHLPLGFWIISLAGSSMILLYAVLRRDPVLFLGQIFGFVVYLRNVRLHFLDRENHGCIKH; via the coding sequence TTGAGCACGCCCTGGTGGGTCTTTGGCGTCGGATTTGCAGCCCAGGGGCTCTTTTCGGCCCGGCTGCTGGTGCAATGGATCCATTCCGAACGGATGCGCCGTGTCATGACTCCGGAGCTCTTTTGGGAGTTGAGCCTGCTCGCCTCTTTTCTGATGTTTCTCTACGGATGGCTGAGGGACGATTTTGCCATCGTGCTGGGGCAGAGCATCGGCTATTTCATCTATATCCGCAACATGCAGCTTCAGCACAGCTGGCAGCGCCTGCCCAAAGGCCTTCGGCTCTTCTTTCTGCTCTTTCCGCTGCTGGTGCTGGGATACGGTTTCAACAACGGCGATCTCGACACCCTCCGCTTCTTCCACAACCCGGACATCCCCCACTGGCTGCTGGTGTGGGGGAGTGCGGGGCAGGTGCTCTTCACCTTCCGCTTCGTCTACCAGTGGTTCTTTTCGGAGCGTGCACGCCGCTCCCATCTGCCGCTTGGGTTTTGGATCATCAGTCTCGCCGGGTCTTCGATGATCCTCCTCTACGCCGTTTTGCGCCGCGACCCCGTGCTCTTTCTGGGACAGATTTTCGGGTTTGTCGTCTATCTGAGAAATGTGCGGCTCCATTTTCTGGATCGGGAAAACCATGGCTGCATTAAGCATTGA
- a CDS encoding ABC transporter ATP-binding protein, whose product MLRLEHVSHRYENEPVLHDISLSFEPGSFNIVTGESGSGKSTLLSIVSTLLKPSEGKIYFDGVERGEIGDIDRFRNRNIGFVFQFHYLIGHLSVYENVALVTKKGRKAIMVLLERLGIAELAGKHPDQISGGQRQRAAIARALINEPRYLFADEPTGNLDSKNSEMVFDLLRQIDATRIVVTHDRNILRPTDRLIELKDGKLC is encoded by the coding sequence GTGTTACGACTCGAACATGTTTCCCACCGGTACGAAAACGAGCCGGTGCTGCACGATATCTCCCTCTCCTTCGAGCCGGGGAGTTTCAACATCGTCACGGGCGAAAGCGGCAGCGGCAAGTCGACCCTTCTTTCCATCGTCTCCACCCTTCTGAAGCCGTCGGAGGGGAAGATCTACTTCGACGGCGTGGAGAGAGGCGAGATCGGAGATATCGACCGCTTCAGGAACCGAAACATCGGTTTTGTCTTCCAGTTTCACTATCTCATCGGCCATTTGAGCGTGTACGAAAACGTCGCCCTCGTCACGAAAAAGGGGCGCAAGGCGATCATGGTGCTGCTGGAGCGTCTCGGCATCGCCGAACTGGCGGGGAAACATCCCGACCAGATCTCCGGCGGGCAGCGCCAGCGCGCCGCCATCGCAAGGGCGCTGATCAACGAGCCGCGCTATCTCTTCGCCGACGAACCCACGGGCAATCTCGACTCGAAAAACTCGGAAATGGTCTTCGACCTGCTTCGGCAGATCGACGCGACCCGGATCGTCGTGACCCACGACAGAAACATTCTGCGGCCTACGGACCGTCTCATCGAACTCAAGGATGGCAAACTATGTTGA